One segment of Salvelinus alpinus chromosome 1, SLU_Salpinus.1, whole genome shotgun sequence DNA contains the following:
- the LOC139578287 gene encoding proteasome assembly chaperone 3-like: MSTQPLIRSKQTEKSINGISTQVVCTEFTNYIFIVLTQYGKIGTLVSVTPDSRSGDISTPMFTTKVLLGKEEALTHVCAKNLATFVSQEASNRPVLLGLALKDSSIEAIKAMKDIIKSCQVW, from the exons ATGTCAACTCAGCCTCTCATCAGATCAAAGCAGACCGAGAAATCAATCAATGGAATATCCACACAGGTTGTTTGCACAGAATTCACTAACTACATATTTATAGTTCTCACACAGTATGGAAAGATTGGCACTTTAGTATCAGTCAcacctgactccagatcaggtgATATCAGCACTCCCATGTTCACCACCAAAGTGTTGCTGGGAAAAGAAGAG GCTTTGACACACGTCTGTGCCAAAAACTTGGCAACATTTGTGTCACAAGAGGCAAGCAACAGGCCTGTTCTACTGGGATTGGCACTCAAGGACAGTTCCATAGAAGCAATAAAGGCCATGAAAGATATAATCAAAAGTTGTCAAGTCTGGTAA